A genomic segment from Necator americanus strain Aroian chromosome III, whole genome shotgun sequence encodes:
- a CDS encoding hypothetical protein (NECATOR_CHRIII.G10038.T2), translating into MLGGALLKVVLLIYFVDIIVDGFTDHNDLPLILRYEDISPMFQLLPQSKTRVRRASYKLPQEKAPEEHEGPDMWNTHIPDEVEVEKENNTVDHQYYLVTIYSNRSEQMNNYWVDIDTMLKKPGVVGNASHPLLSGTYRRAVGAKLSFKFPFYGHMMMNLTIATGGFLYVGDQTHNWLAATQYIAPLMANFHTTLDGSSILYADDGERFVVEWRKVQLREQQQAGSFTFQASLYKNGSIAFVYKNVPMNVSNISDEQHPVKCGISDAYLYHHMLMTHGTMSPKRVIYEYHRIEIPLEKVLTDTVVYLEAQPACIGFQTCESCSNATLKHFTCSWCHAKKSHGGPFCTDQGGIHRRRQHWAENNCKNQGKNMYCNAATDEDEVEDDSSTPASEKPSSPDDVIPLEKERKSEKVKGKTDGGGYAALVFMLGCSLCLVGWLAYAYYNPHTTSGQLLIKYRPSRWRVPSSHVRYSASVHIGLIFLCGRD; encoded by the exons ATGCTTGGAGGAGCGCTCTTGAAGGTAGTATTACTAATATACTTCGTCGATATCATCGTCGATGGATTCACCG ACCACAATGATTTGCCACTAATTCTTCGGTATGAGGATATTTCACCTATGTTCCAACTACTTCCGCAATCCAAGACACGTGTGCGACGTGCGTCCTACAAATTGCCCCAAGAAAAGGCTCCTGAGGAACATGAAGGGCCGGATATGTGGAATACACATATACCAGATGAAGTGGAAgtggaaaaggaaaacaacaca GTTGATCACCAGTACTACCTAGTGACTATATATTCAAATCGTTCTGAACAAATGAACAATTATTGGGTCGACATTGACACGATGTTAAAGAAACCAGGAGTAGTCGGTAACGCGAGCCACCCGCTTCTGTCTGGAACCTATCGGAGGGCTGTC GGCGCTAAACTTAGCTTCAAATTCCCTTTCTATGGACATATGATGATGAATCTAACTATTGCCACTGGAG GATTCCTCTACGTCGGCGATCAAACTCACAACTGGTTGGCTGCCACGCAGTATATCGCCCCGCTTATGGCTAATTTCCACACAACACTAGAT GGTTCAAGTATTCTCTATGCGGATGATGGTGAGCGTTTTGTAGTAGAATGGAGGAAAGTACAATTAAGGGAGCAGCAGCAAG CCGGCTCATTCACATTCCAGGCGTCATTGTATAAAAATGGCTCCATTGcatttgtttacaaaaat GTGCCGATGAACGTGTCAAATATAAGTGACGAACAACATCCTGTAAAGTGTGGCATTAGTGATGCTTATCTGTACCATCACATGCTCATGACTCACGGAACAA TGAGTCCTAAACGTGTCATCTATGAGTATCACCGAATCGAAATTCCTCTCGAAAAAGTTTTGACTGATACTGTTGTTTACCTAGAAGCACAACCTG CATGCATTGGTTTCCAAACTTGTGAGTCCTGTTCCAATGCTACATTGAAGCATTTTACATGTTCATGGTGTCATGCAAAGAAATCTCATGGAGGGCCGTTTTGCACTGATCAGGGAGG AATTCATCGTCGTCGTCAACATTGGGCTGAAAATAACTGTAAGAATCAAGGGAAGAACATGTATTGTAATGCGGCTACCGACGAGGATGAGGTAGAAGATGACAG TTCAACTCCTGCTTCGGAGAAACCGTCTTCACCGGATGATGTTATACCACTGGAGAAGGaacgaaaatctgaaaaagtaaaag GTAAAACAGATGGCGGTGGTTACGCAGCGCTTGTTTTTATGCTTGGATGTTCTTTGTGTTTGGTTGGCTGGTTGGCATATGCATACTACAATCCACATACCACAAGTGGACAGTTGCTTATTAAG TACCGTCCGTCTCGTTGGAGAGTGCCAAGTAGTCATGTTCGTTACAGCGCCTCAGTTCACAT AGGCCTGATATTCTTGTGCGGGCGAGACTAA
- a CDS encoding hypothetical protein (NECATOR_CHRIII.G10038.T3) translates to MLGGALLKVVLLIYFVDIIVDGFTDHNDLPLILRYEDISPMFQLLPQSKTRVRRASYKLPQEKAPEEHEGPDMWNTHIPDEVEVEKENNTVDHQYYLVTIYSNRSEQMNNYWVDIDTMLKKPGVVGNASHPLLSGTYRRAVGAKLSFKFPFYGHMMMNLTIATGGFLYVGDQTHNWLAATQYIAPLMANFHTTLDGSSILYADDGERFVVEWRKVQLREQQQAGSFTFQASLYKNGSIAFVYKNVPMNVSNISDEQHPVKCGISDAYLYHHMLMTHGTMSPKRVIYEYHRIEIPLEKVLTDTVVYLEAQPACIGFQTCESCSNATLKHFTCSWCHAKKSHGGPFCTDQGGIHRRRQHWAENNCKNQGKNMYCNAATDEDEVEDDSSTPASEKPSSPDDVIPLEKERKSEKVKGKTDGGGYAALVFMLGCSLCLVGWLAYAYYNPHTTSGQLLIKYRPSRWRVPSSHVRYSASVHIMHRSYDLFNSVHDVIPRCSVIWKRQLFLAIY, encoded by the exons ATGCTTGGAGGAGCGCTCTTGAAGGTAGTATTACTAATATACTTCGTCGATATCATCGTCGATGGATTCACCG ACCACAATGATTTGCCACTAATTCTTCGGTATGAGGATATTTCACCTATGTTCCAACTACTTCCGCAATCCAAGACACGTGTGCGACGTGCGTCCTACAAATTGCCCCAAGAAAAGGCTCCTGAGGAACATGAAGGGCCGGATATGTGGAATACACATATACCAGATGAAGTGGAAgtggaaaaggaaaacaacaca GTTGATCACCAGTACTACCTAGTGACTATATATTCAAATCGTTCTGAACAAATGAACAATTATTGGGTCGACATTGACACGATGTTAAAGAAACCAGGAGTAGTCGGTAACGCGAGCCACCCGCTTCTGTCTGGAACCTATCGGAGGGCTGTC GGCGCTAAACTTAGCTTCAAATTCCCTTTCTATGGACATATGATGATGAATCTAACTATTGCCACTGGAG GATTCCTCTACGTCGGCGATCAAACTCACAACTGGTTGGCTGCCACGCAGTATATCGCCCCGCTTATGGCTAATTTCCACACAACACTAGAT GGTTCAAGTATTCTCTATGCGGATGATGGTGAGCGTTTTGTAGTAGAATGGAGGAAAGTACAATTAAGGGAGCAGCAGCAAG CCGGCTCATTCACATTCCAGGCGTCATTGTATAAAAATGGCTCCATTGcatttgtttacaaaaat GTGCCGATGAACGTGTCAAATATAAGTGACGAACAACATCCTGTAAAGTGTGGCATTAGTGATGCTTATCTGTACCATCACATGCTCATGACTCACGGAACAA TGAGTCCTAAACGTGTCATCTATGAGTATCACCGAATCGAAATTCCTCTCGAAAAAGTTTTGACTGATACTGTTGTTTACCTAGAAGCACAACCTG CATGCATTGGTTTCCAAACTTGTGAGTCCTGTTCCAATGCTACATTGAAGCATTTTACATGTTCATGGTGTCATGCAAAGAAATCTCATGGAGGGCCGTTTTGCACTGATCAGGGAGG AATTCATCGTCGTCGTCAACATTGGGCTGAAAATAACTGTAAGAATCAAGGGAAGAACATGTATTGTAATGCGGCTACCGACGAGGATGAGGTAGAAGATGACAG TTCAACTCCTGCTTCGGAGAAACCGTCTTCACCGGATGATGTTATACCACTGGAGAAGGaacgaaaatctgaaaaagtaaaag GTAAAACAGATGGCGGTGGTTACGCAGCGCTTGTTTTTATGCTTGGATGTTCTTTGTGTTTGGTTGGCTGGTTGGCATATGCATACTACAATCCACATACCACAAGTGGACAGTTGCTTATTAAG TACCGTCCGTCTCGTTGGAGAGTGCCAAGTAGTCATGTTCGTTACAGCGCCTCAGTTCACAT AATGCACCGTTCTTATGATCTTTTCAACTCGGTTCACGACGTAATTCCACGTTGTTCCGTCATCTGGAAACGGCAGCTTTTCCTTGCGATATATTGA
- a CDS encoding hypothetical protein (NECATOR_CHRIII.G10038.T1), whose protein sequence is MLGGALLKVVLLIYFVDIIVDGFTDHNDLPLILRYEDISPMFQLLPQSKTRVRRASYKLPQEKAPEEHEGPDMWNTHIPDEVEVEKENNTVDHQYYLVTIYSNRSEQMNNYWVDIDTMLKKPGVVGNASHPLLSGTYRRAVGAKLSFKFPFYGHMMMNLTIATGGFLYVGDQTHNWLAATQYIAPLMANFHTTLDGSSILYADDGERFVVEWRKVQLREQQQAGSFTFQASLYKNGSIAFVYKNVPMNVSNISDEQHPVKCGISDAYLYHHMLMTHGTMSPKRVIYEYHRIEIPLEKVLTDTVVYLEAQPACIGFQTCESCSNATLKHFTCSWCHAKKSHGGPFCTDQGGIHRRRQHWAENNCKNQGKNMYCNAATDEDEVEDDSSTPASEKPSSPDDVIPLEKERKSEKVKGKTDGGGYAALVFMLGCSLCLVGWLAYAYYNPHTTSGQLLIKYRPSRWRVPSSHVRYSASVHM, encoded by the exons ATGCTTGGAGGAGCGCTCTTGAAGGTAGTATTACTAATATACTTCGTCGATATCATCGTCGATGGATTCACCG ACCACAATGATTTGCCACTAATTCTTCGGTATGAGGATATTTCACCTATGTTCCAACTACTTCCGCAATCCAAGACACGTGTGCGACGTGCGTCCTACAAATTGCCCCAAGAAAAGGCTCCTGAGGAACATGAAGGGCCGGATATGTGGAATACACATATACCAGATGAAGTGGAAgtggaaaaggaaaacaacaca GTTGATCACCAGTACTACCTAGTGACTATATATTCAAATCGTTCTGAACAAATGAACAATTATTGGGTCGACATTGACACGATGTTAAAGAAACCAGGAGTAGTCGGTAACGCGAGCCACCCGCTTCTGTCTGGAACCTATCGGAGGGCTGTC GGCGCTAAACTTAGCTTCAAATTCCCTTTCTATGGACATATGATGATGAATCTAACTATTGCCACTGGAG GATTCCTCTACGTCGGCGATCAAACTCACAACTGGTTGGCTGCCACGCAGTATATCGCCCCGCTTATGGCTAATTTCCACACAACACTAGAT GGTTCAAGTATTCTCTATGCGGATGATGGTGAGCGTTTTGTAGTAGAATGGAGGAAAGTACAATTAAGGGAGCAGCAGCAAG CCGGCTCATTCACATTCCAGGCGTCATTGTATAAAAATGGCTCCATTGcatttgtttacaaaaat GTGCCGATGAACGTGTCAAATATAAGTGACGAACAACATCCTGTAAAGTGTGGCATTAGTGATGCTTATCTGTACCATCACATGCTCATGACTCACGGAACAA TGAGTCCTAAACGTGTCATCTATGAGTATCACCGAATCGAAATTCCTCTCGAAAAAGTTTTGACTGATACTGTTGTTTACCTAGAAGCACAACCTG CATGCATTGGTTTCCAAACTTGTGAGTCCTGTTCCAATGCTACATTGAAGCATTTTACATGTTCATGGTGTCATGCAAAGAAATCTCATGGAGGGCCGTTTTGCACTGATCAGGGAGG AATTCATCGTCGTCGTCAACATTGGGCTGAAAATAACTGTAAGAATCAAGGGAAGAACATGTATTGTAATGCGGCTACCGACGAGGATGAGGTAGAAGATGACAG TTCAACTCCTGCTTCGGAGAAACCGTCTTCACCGGATGATGTTATACCACTGGAGAAGGaacgaaaatctgaaaaagtaaaag GTAAAACAGATGGCGGTGGTTACGCAGCGCTTGTTTTTATGCTTGGATGTTCTTTGTGTTTGGTTGGCTGGTTGGCATATGCATACTACAATCCACATACCACAAGTGGACAGTTGCTTATTAAG TACCGTCCGTCTCGTTGGAGAGTGCCAAGTAGTCATGTTCGTTACAGCGCCTCAGTTCACATGTAA
- a CDS encoding hypothetical protein (NECATOR_CHRIII.G10039.T2), which translates to MLVLLIGDFHIPHREHNLSAKFRKLLVPNKMQHVLCTGNLCNRESVDYLRSLSSDVHVVRGDFDDESLKYPDTKVVTVGQFRLGLIHGHQIIPWGDEAMLEQLARQLDVDVLVSGHSHECSVRESGGRFYVNPGSATGAFSVTHDGPIIASFALLDVQADCVVTYMYRLIDEQVKVDRAIFKKPHD; encoded by the exons ATG CTGGTTCTCTTGATTGGCGATTTCCATATCCCGCACAGAGAACATAATCTTTCCGCAAAATTTCGGAAACTCCTGGTTCCGAATAAAATGCAACATGTCCTATGTACTGGGAATCTATGCAATCGGGAGAGCGTCGACTATCTGAG ATCGCTTTCGTCAGACGTCCATGTTGTCCGTGGTGATTTTGATGACGAATCGTTGAAATATCCGGATACAAAAGTTGTCACTGTTGGACAATTCCGGCTAGGTCTAATACATGGTCATCAGATAATTCCTTGGGGAGATGAGGCG ATGTTAGAGCAGCTTGCCCGGCAATTGGATGTAGACGTTCTCGTCAGTGGACATTCTCACGAATGTAGCGTTCGAGAAAGTGGTGGACGCTTCTATGTAAACCCTGGAAGTGCAACAGGAGCATTTTCAGTTACACATGATGG TCCCATTATAGCGTCATTCGCATTGCTGGATGTGCAAGCAGACTGTGTTGTTACTTATATGTATCGACTTATCGATGAACAAGTAAAAGTCGACCGAGCTATATTCAAAAAACCTCATGATTAA
- a CDS encoding hypothetical protein (NECATOR_CHRIII.G10039.T1), with product MQHVLCTGNLCNRESVDYLRSLSSDVHVVRGDFDDESLKYPDTKVVTVGQFRLGLIHGHQIIPWGDEAMLEQLARQLDVDVLVSGHSHECSVRESGGRFYVNPGSATGAFSVTHDGPIIASFALLDVQADCVVTYMYRLIDEQVKVDRAIFKKPHD from the exons ATGCAACATGTCCTATGTACTGGGAATCTATGCAATCGGGAGAGCGTCGACTATCTGAG ATCGCTTTCGTCAGACGTCCATGTTGTCCGTGGTGATTTTGATGACGAATCGTTGAAATATCCGGATACAAAAGTTGTCACTGTTGGACAATTCCGGCTAGGTCTAATACATGGTCATCAGATAATTCCTTGGGGAGATGAGGCG ATGTTAGAGCAGCTTGCCCGGCAATTGGATGTAGACGTTCTCGTCAGTGGACATTCTCACGAATGTAGCGTTCGAGAAAGTGGTGGACGCTTCTATGTAAACCCTGGAAGTGCAACAGGAGCATTTTCAGTTACACATGATGG TCCCATTATAGCGTCATTCGCATTGCTGGATGTGCAAGCAGACTGTGTTGTTACTTATATGTATCGACTTATCGATGAACAAGTAAAAGTCGACCGAGCTATATTCAAAAAACCTCATGATTAA
- a CDS encoding hypothetical protein (NECATOR_CHRIII.G10040.T3), producing the protein MADRDLIKSLQEKPSDVELRVRNHVVNLFRDGALPSPIASALCSDNSCYACYIALELLMENKHLTNEDEKDAIAVAAYLGDDNENGLMEGCDTTILRGRKVPRASKWKCKLSAAWKASIMLVKPSTTLNATLVDPDMTVFTRYPQEPNELGAPVLLSNCSSLADGVLVARIFHIYVNGRNVSDCALYQPHQFSKVFRRPVLTDIILLEMVDAPSTTLSDFYKLQLNGFVHEIEANGTWCWARGTIFSDVEIMSTCMIEAAVSVRAVACNCAKQQRKVVSCVETINKWLNIMGLDKKGFRSRFLRDLLDVVWIMLLFLWNYWYITSMRGRGAIVYNATFSAISILFLTCLCSFRFSKRKKGKFIVPFFSNILVATGS; encoded by the exons ATGGCAGATCGGGATTTGATAAAAAGTCTACAGGAgaaa CCTTCTGATGTGGAGCTCCGTGTCCGAAATCATGTCGTTAATCTCTTCCGTGATGGAGCATTGCCATCACCTATA GCGTCAGCATTGTGTTCCGACAATAGTTGCTATGCATGTTACATTGCTCTCGAACTGttaatggaaaataaacaCCTCACAAACGAGGATGAAAAGGATGCGATTGCAGTTGCAGCTTATTTGGGAGACGACAATGAAAAT GGATTAATGGAAGGATGTGATACGACTATTCTCAGAGGACGAAAAGTTCCACGTGCAAGTAAATGGAAATGTAAACTTAGTGCTGCTTGGAAAGCTTCG ATTATGTT AGTAAAACCGTCCACAACGCTGAATGCTACTCTTGTAGATCCAGATATGACAGTCTTTACCAG GTATCCACAAGAGCCGAATGAACTTGGTGCTCCTGTACTACTTTCTAATTGCTCCTCACTTGCTGATGGAGTTCTTGTTGCTAGGATTTTCCATATCTACGTCAATGGTCGCAATGT TTCAGATTGCGCATTATACCAGCCACATCAATTCTCAAAAGTTTTCAGAAG ACCGGTTTTGACGGATATAATTTTGCTCGAGATGGTTGATGCTCCATCAACTACTTTATCCGatttttacaaacttcaacTCAATGGTTTCGTACACgaaattgaagcgaacggAACG TGGTGCTGGGCACGTGGTACtattttttctgatgttgaAATAATGTCGACTTGCATGATTGAAGCTGCTGTGTCGGTTAGAGCTGTAGCTTGCAACTGTGCAAAGCAACAACGGAAAGTTGTGAG TTGTGTGGAAACTATCAACAAATGGCTGAATATTATGGGTCTTGATAAGAAAGGTTTCAGAAGCAG ATTTTTGCGAGATCTTCTAGATGTTGTTTGGATaatgttgttatttttatggaattaCTGGTATATAACTTCT ATGCGTGGGAGAGGAGCGATAGTATACAATGCAACTTTTAGTGCAATATCAATCCTTTTCTTAACTTGCTTGTGCTCGTTCcgattttcaaagagaaaaaaaggaaagttcaTAGTCCCTttcttttccaatattttggTTGCAACTGGTagttga
- a CDS encoding hypothetical protein (NECATOR_CHRIII.G10040.T2) translates to MADRDLIKSLQEKPSDVELRVRNHVVNLFRDGALPSPIASALCSDNSCYACYIALELLMENKHLTNEDEKDAIAVAAYLGDDNENGLMEGCDTTILRGRKVPRASKWKCKLSAAWKASVPPQLRKSVALGISPGAKDKPHPDYVSKTVHNAECYSCRSRYDSLYQEFSLYRYPQEPNELGAPVLLSNCSSLADGVLVARIFHIYVNGRNVSDCALYQPHQFSKVFRRPVLTDIILLEMVDAPSTTLSDFYKLQLNGFVHEIEANGTWCWARGTIFSDVEIMSTCMIEAAVSVRAVACNCAKQQRKVVSCVETINKWLNIMGLDKKGFRSRFLRDLLDVVWIMLLFLWNYWYITSMRGRGAIVYNATFSAISILFLTCLCSFRFSKRKKGKFIVPFFSNILVATGS, encoded by the exons ATGGCAGATCGGGATTTGATAAAAAGTCTACAGGAgaaa CCTTCTGATGTGGAGCTCCGTGTCCGAAATCATGTCGTTAATCTCTTCCGTGATGGAGCATTGCCATCACCTATA GCGTCAGCATTGTGTTCCGACAATAGTTGCTATGCATGTTACATTGCTCTCGAACTGttaatggaaaataaacaCCTCACAAACGAGGATGAAAAGGATGCGATTGCAGTTGCAGCTTATTTGGGAGACGACAATGAAAAT GGATTAATGGAAGGATGTGATACGACTATTCTCAGAGGACGAAAAGTTCCACGTGCAAGTAAATGGAAATGTAAACTTAGTGCTGCTTGGAAAGCTTCGGTACCTCCACAACTTAGAAAATCTGTTGCTCTTGGTATTTCACCAGGTGCGAAAGATAAGCCGCATCCAGATTATGTT AGTAAAACCGTCCACAACGCTGAATGCTACTCTTGTAGATCCAGATATGACAGTCTTTACCAG gaATTCAGCCTGTATAGGTATCCACAAGAGCCGAATGAACTTGGTGCTCCTGTACTACTTTCTAATTGCTCCTCACTTGCTGATGGAGTTCTTGTTGCTAGGATTTTCCATATCTACGTCAATGGTCGCAATGT TTCAGATTGCGCATTATACCAGCCACATCAATTCTCAAAAGTTTTCAGAAG ACCGGTTTTGACGGATATAATTTTGCTCGAGATGGTTGATGCTCCATCAACTACTTTATCCGatttttacaaacttcaacTCAATGGTTTCGTACACgaaattgaagcgaacggAACG TGGTGCTGGGCACGTGGTACtattttttctgatgttgaAATAATGTCGACTTGCATGATTGAAGCTGCTGTGTCGGTTAGAGCTGTAGCTTGCAACTGTGCAAAGCAACAACGGAAAGTTGTGAG TTGTGTGGAAACTATCAACAAATGGCTGAATATTATGGGTCTTGATAAGAAAGGTTTCAGAAGCAG ATTTTTGCGAGATCTTCTAGATGTTGTTTGGATaatgttgttatttttatggaattaCTGGTATATAACTTCT ATGCGTGGGAGAGGAGCGATAGTATACAATGCAACTTTTAGTGCAATATCAATCCTTTTCTTAACTTGCTTGTGCTCGTTCcgattttcaaagagaaaaaaaggaaagttcaTAGTCCCTttcttttccaatattttggTTGCAACTGGTagttga
- a CDS encoding hypothetical protein (NECATOR_CHRIII.G10040.T1), producing the protein MADRDLIKSLQEKPSDVELRVRNHVVNLFRDGALPSPIASALCSDNSCYACYIALELLMENKHLTNEDEKDAIAVAAYLGDDNENGLMEGCDTTILRGRKVPRASKWKCKLSAAWKASVPPQLRKSVALGISPGAKDKPHPDYVSKTVHNAECYSCRSRYDSLYQEFSLYRYPQEPNELGAPVLLSNCSSLADGVLVARIFHIYVNGRNVSDCALYQPHQFSKVFRRPVLTDIILLEMVDAPSTTLSDFYKLQLNGFVHEIEANGTWCWARGTIFSDVEIMSTCMIEAAVSVRAVACNCAKQQRKVVSCVETINKWLNIMGLDKKGFRSRSPSLNTHRQ; encoded by the exons ATGGCAGATCGGGATTTGATAAAAAGTCTACAGGAgaaa CCTTCTGATGTGGAGCTCCGTGTCCGAAATCATGTCGTTAATCTCTTCCGTGATGGAGCATTGCCATCACCTATA GCGTCAGCATTGTGTTCCGACAATAGTTGCTATGCATGTTACATTGCTCTCGAACTGttaatggaaaataaacaCCTCACAAACGAGGATGAAAAGGATGCGATTGCAGTTGCAGCTTATTTGGGAGACGACAATGAAAAT GGATTAATGGAAGGATGTGATACGACTATTCTCAGAGGACGAAAAGTTCCACGTGCAAGTAAATGGAAATGTAAACTTAGTGCTGCTTGGAAAGCTTCGGTACCTCCACAACTTAGAAAATCTGTTGCTCTTGGTATTTCACCAGGTGCGAAAGATAAGCCGCATCCAGATTATGTT AGTAAAACCGTCCACAACGCTGAATGCTACTCTTGTAGATCCAGATATGACAGTCTTTACCAG gaATTCAGCCTGTATAGGTATCCACAAGAGCCGAATGAACTTGGTGCTCCTGTACTACTTTCTAATTGCTCCTCACTTGCTGATGGAGTTCTTGTTGCTAGGATTTTCCATATCTACGTCAATGGTCGCAATGT TTCAGATTGCGCATTATACCAGCCACATCAATTCTCAAAAGTTTTCAGAAG ACCGGTTTTGACGGATATAATTTTGCTCGAGATGGTTGATGCTCCATCAACTACTTTATCCGatttttacaaacttcaacTCAATGGTTTCGTACACgaaattgaagcgaacggAACG TGGTGCTGGGCACGTGGTACtattttttctgatgttgaAATAATGTCGACTTGCATGATTGAAGCTGCTGTGTCGGTTAGAGCTGTAGCTTGCAACTGTGCAAAGCAACAACGGAAAGTTGTGAG TTGTGTGGAAACTATCAACAAATGGCTGAATATTATGGGTCTTGATAAGAAAGGTTTCAGAAGCAGGTCGCCATCGTTGAATACTCATAGGCAGTGA